AATATGCGAGAGGAATATCCCTACCTATTTGGAGACCAGGCCAACtccagtttcgaggacgaaacttctcataaggagggagggatgtgagaacctgaTTTTTTCCCATCTTGTAATTAATAAGTGTAAGAGATTTTTAGAATaggatttttttgtattttataaGGTTATGCTTAAGGaaatatttgttgggaatctTTGGTATCAAGTTAATGATATTAACTCTTATGCatgattattttcgaaaatttgagtaAGGAATATACAAGATTTGGGATATCACACAAATTAAAGAATTAAGGTATGATATGGCAAGGGGATTTCGAAAAAACCATCCTAGATTAAATGCCAAATTGGTGAGGGTTAGATATTGAGAAGGTAATCATCAAACTTGCACCAAAACCGTTAGATCTAGCCACCATATTTTTTCAAGCCAAATCAAGGGCCATGAGATCAAGAAATCTCACAACTTAGGTAGAtggattttcgaaatttggCAAGGAGAATTGGAGTCAATATTGAGAGAGTCAAAGCAAATATTGGTATGATTTGAGTGAATTAAACATCATTCTCCTCCCTATAAATACCTCATCACCCCTTTCATTCTCCTACAccttattttcgaaattcttGCTGCATATTTTCGAGAATTCATCAACTCTCCCTAGCCGAAACTCTGCCCAAATATCGTCTCGAAGTTAGCCTAAAAATCAAGCCGAAGTGCTGTCCGAACAAGAAGGAGAAGCGATCCAATTCTCGAAGCCAAACACCTACGTTTCTAGCATAAATacatactgtaagtgggctgttttaaagGTTTAAAATTTCGGATATATGCATATGTGATTTTtcggtatttttgaaaatacagtCGAGTACATATTCTTTCCTACTCCTTTTCTTGTGTCGAATTGTCATACTGTTTtaagcactgtgaggagtcgactgtatatgggtgggaatcccaaccatgacgtacccttacgcggtgggggatataaccgctatacggcctcgcccccttagaggagtaaaaattaggaactgacgtcagtaaaccatagaaagttGGATAAATCACAGTGGCTGATGAATGTTATGCAAGTTTATGAAGTATGTATGAACTCATGATCTATGATTCGAAAgttatgcatgttgttttattgtgctcgatattcccccacttgctgagtgacgaccatatcactcaccccttacttACTCCCCACCCAGATAAGAACGAAGAGCAAATGGGTGAAGAAAAACAAGAGCAAATTTGAGACGGTAGAAGATATCGAGTTATTCCAGAAGATTTAAAGATTAGTTTATGTTTATCGTTTCCGCACTATTAAAACATTTTAATCAGTTTATTTTGGTATTCAAGTTGTAAAGACGATTcttttattgattatgagaaataaactggttttggtATATACTGTACtgcgaggcttgttgtttgacgattatgtgattgttggacaacgccggtgtcgactaaccccggtctcggggcgtgacacttGGATTATTTATTTGTACTTATTTGGGCAACAGATTTTTGTAGTAATAACGTAGATAAACACAGCATATCCAAATACATGGTTATTTTGTGTTTTTAAGATTTTCCAATTCAAGCAACGATCATTCGATTGGAAGCATGATGTCTGGGCATTGATCgaagattatttttttttatgtagttcaaatttatttgaattgataatggataatgaatttcaaatttggtTGTACTTGAATGGATAGATTTGAGAATTGAGATAATTggatttcaagtttttgagttgCTCGGATGTACAAAAATCGGattaaattgaatttcaaatctatccATATCCAGTTATGTAATTTTTATACACATTTCTTGTATCATTTTCGAAATCAAATCTCTCACTTCAAAACAAATTTATCGATCCACGTGCCATTTTTTGAATTCCTTTTATTAATAAAAgatgaaatatagaatattGTTATAAATCATAAAAGAAAGATATATGAGTAGAGAGAATTCTAAAAGAAAAGAGAGAATGAGTCAATATTCATGTGTAATTTTCATTGAACACAATCACCCTATTTATAGAGTAATATTACAACATAcagatttttatatatattatcttGTCATATTTATCTTGATTACAAATCTTTCAAACCTAACTAACTAATATAATCATatgcaaaaaaaatatatttataacaaAAATGTACATCTTACAGTATTTTTACATTATTTGTTTAACAAACACCTTTAATTTCATCAAATCATTATTTTAATACTTCATCAGTTTTCGAAAAAGTTATTCCGAGTCTTTCAATCAGTTCTTAAGATCGAATTCAGTGTAATATTTTGATGTTCAATTCAAATAAGAAGATTTCAAGAAGATAACTATTAAACTCTTTATGCTCCCGAGTCTGAAAAATTCTTCTTACAATTATATGTCGACCGCTCTCCAATCTCTCAAAGATCATTATTATTTCCCAACACattgtatatataaataaataaaaaaaaaagaaaaaaaaaaacagatgcCAATTCCAACTTCAATTCCAGTCTTTCGAAGGTCATTATCGGTAGAAGAAATTTGTTGCCATCAAACAATTAATGATAGATTACCATCAAACATCGATAATTATTAATGAAAACATTTTttccatttaaaaaaaaaacaagtcaACTCATAAAAATAACCTAACGACAAGTGAGTAAACGCTTCTGGTCAACGTCATTTTTGGACACCGATGCCGTTTAATATTCAATATTTTTAGGCTGTTTTTAGGCTGAATGTTGAAGAGAATTAAGTAGTGATAGTACCCAAATTGCCTACAACTTGTATAATCTGTAGTATAAGATTTTTTGTCAGACTTCTCAATCAAACTGGGTTAACTTATCTTATATCAGGCGTGTTTAGATAACGTGAGTTTATCACATTTTTATAAAAGTTGACATATACGTTGATGATCTGAAAGTTAACATTTGACCATATTATAGGGATAAAATAATCTATCAAATGGGGTGGATGCCATTTATCGCctaataatttaaattctcaATAATTGAGCAGAAAATATTCATCTCTAATTATAAACACACGTGTAGTTAAATGTCGGAGTAGCTCTATTGTGATGTAATATCACGATTctttttttgtgagacgagtcaatccgaTTAATATTTAAagtgaaaagtaatattttttgaataaaaattaatatattttttcgtgaattTTATTTAACACTCGTGAGATTAtaaagtttttgtttaaatatcgATTACTCGAGGACAAAATTAGGGCTAGCAATAAGATTGAGACATAATTTTCAAAAGAAAGAAATTTAATGATATAAAATTTTACAAGTCGGCCATGTGGGTCATAAATAACGCGTTGAAACATTGGCTACCTCATAATAATTTTACGCAAAAATCAATCATTCTAAATttattctttttaataatataatttcttttcttttttaaaaaaaatgtaaatttcaTTTACGAATTATGTCGATGGAGATTAAACaagataaaaaattgtgaaaaaAGTACTCTGGATAACATGAAACGTGAAATGTAACAAATATAGACGACTAAAATAAAATTCGACAAAATGAAATCAAAATCGCAAAGAAATGAATGTACAATATCAACGAATTTGTTACCCTGTATCGTAGGCGGTGCATGATTGGTcagcttttttaaaaaaaaaaaacaaaacaaaaaatttgtgTGGTTGTGGGTGTGCCACGTAGGCAGACGCCCACAAATGTGCAGGAAAAGAGTATGCAGAGTATCATTGCTCCAATATCAAAATTgctaattattatatatatgttgtgaaaaagtaaaaatttatggtaaaaagtaaaaatctcaaactctcaaaatttaccaaactacacactttataatatttttctctctactcaattgtgattttcttcacaaatgagagatctatttatagaaaatctttacaaataatccaaaaataaaatagatcATTACctcatcatcacacacaaatttctaatttttacaactcttattttcaacattcaaatattcaactattacttttcaatattcaaatatattattttcaacactcccccttgtgatgatgatcatgatacgatgatgtcttcattacgtgtttttgtactgcctcgttaaaaacttTACTAGAAAaactcattgggataaaaaccatagtaagggaaaaagagtgcagtcacgtaaactctctctcatgttgacacgaacaattcttcacaaattttgtagattgcgcatcccaatattatatatgtgttttctgaatattgtcgtaggaagtgcctttgtgaagagatctgatgatttttcacttgattgaatgtgacgaacatcaatacatttatttttctcaagctctttggtgaatgcgaagaacttggGAGGAATATTAAATTAGATGAGATTGGTAAAAGAGAAGACTTGGACTCACTTTTTTTCCTAGTTTGCTGTGTTGATCCAATTCTAGTAGAGTGGGTAATTTGAACATCTCCCAATTGAAAAGATTTTCAATTTTACtttgtataatatatatttatttttgagaaaAAAGTCTAATTTCTCGTTTTACCTTCGTAAAATTATACTACTTTTGGATTAAATGGTTAAGTAAGCATGAGTTTAGTATACACTTCTGTAATAAATTTATGTGATAATTATGTTCTTATTTTATAGTGGTACTTTATTCATTTGTAAAGTTCACATATGAAATTGTATTGAATTTTCACTCATCTTGGGAAAATAATTGTTGTGAattaaattttggaaaaaatataaatttgataatatatctatattttttttttttgattttgaCCTTcaatattgtcaaatttcagttttaccATGTACGGtttaatttttgacaattttagtcGTTCTTTCGCGAGAGTATGAAATGGCACGTGAGATGTTAGCGTCATGTCAGCTTTTATGTTGGAACCATGTTATCGTTGTCAGAAAAATGGCTAAAATTGTGAGAATAACAAATATAGCGGACTAAAATAAAATTCGACAATATGAAATCAAAACCGCAAAGAAATGAATATACAATATCAAAATtgctaattatatatatatacatatgtttaTTACTAGAGCTATATATGTTATCGTCATGCGACAAGATGTTTACGTAAATATCTTATAGATCTTCACTACATATTTAAATTCTTGCGAGATGTAACATCTCACGTTGGTTTCAAgcatataaaattatttatttataaattaaaaatggtTACTTTCTTTGGTGTGATTATTTTATAACAAAGTAGACTTAGAATTGTAACTTATGATTTAAGTTTTAACTCAAGTCATTGTCCTTTTAAACTGGGAACTTCATATCTAATCACATAATTGCCGCCATAAATTAACTACGTCGtccatatataataataattaataatcaaTAAACGCTATTTTCTCCTTGCATTACTTGGCAATCTGCCGCGATATATCGCCAGCGCCACCGGCCATAGGCTGAGCGCCGCCAAGTCAACTCAGGCTCCCCATTCATTGATTGGCTCTCTCCCTCTGCCATGTAAACATCAAGAAAATCAAAATATGTACAAACAGTGGTAGCCGTAGACCAGTATACGTCTTGCCATCAATAACGCAAACTTCAGTCTTCATTGTATAAATACATTTTCCCACACACAAACACGTATCTACACCTTCACACTTCACGCGCAAACTTGTTGAAGTGATTGTGTTGAAATGAAGAACCAAAACCCGTGATTATATACCTGTGCGTATTTATAGCAGTGCGTATATTGCTCCCATTTTTCACTCGCGCGCTCATGATTGTGTTGTTTTCTTCATATTGAATaccatcttcttcttcttctttttttccatatttatttttttttcttttttcagaGAGAGAATAGTAAGAGGGCTCGGTACGATGAAGATCAGAACAATTCAGGGACAAAGTTGAGGGCTTGGGTAGAAATCATGGATGCCTATTTCAAGATTTTGGTTGtgattttcttgttttttcTTAATTCGTTAGTGATTCAGTCACTGAGTGATGATTCAGAATGGCGGGCACTGTTGGAGCTTCGGTCATCACTGGGAATCATTGCTAAAAATTGGCCTAAGAAAACCAATCCATGTCTTAATTGGACTGGAATAGCGTGTGAAAATGGTCGAGTAACCGGGATAAACTTATCCGGGTTAAGGAGAACCcggtttgggaaactcaatccgatgtttgatattgattcttTACCCAATTTTAAGATGTTATCTTCATTTAATTCATCAGGGTTTTTGCTTCCGGGGCCAATACCAGAGTGGTTGGGCCTAAGGTTACCTAATCTTGAAGTCCTTGATCTTAGGTCAAGTTCAATTTACGGTTCGATTCCACCATCAATTGGAAGTTTAAGTAAGCTTAATTCTTTGTATTTATCGGATAATTCGATTACTGGAATATTCCCATCTGCACTGGGGAAGCTGTATTCGTTGTCGGTTCTTGATCTGTCCCAGAATTTATTGACAGGGAATATTCCTAGTGAGATTTCAGCACTTGTAAATCTCAGAAATCTTGACCTTTCTTCAAATTTCCTATCAGGATCAATTCCTATTGGTTTTGGTTCACTTTCAAGTCTCAAGCTGTTGAATTTGAGCAACAATAGCCTAAGTTCTTTCATTCCCAATCAACTAGGGAACCTCTCCCAACTTACAGAACTTGATCTCGAGTACAATTCTTTGATGGGATCACTGCCGAATGAATTAGGGAGATTAAGAAATTTGAGGAAAATGTTGATTGGAAACAATGAGCTTCAAGGTTCACTGTTAGATGGCTTGTTTCAGAATCTCATTAAGTTGGAATATTTATCTCTCGGTATCAACTATTTTGATGGAAAATTTCCAGATGTTTTATGGGGAATGCCCCAATTGAAGTACCTAGACGTATCCAGGAATAATATTACCGGTGTTTTCCCAATCTTTGATGTTTCATTCAATGTTAGCGGTGCAGTCTTCAACTTTTCCAAAAATCGATTTTATGGAGATTTGACTTTTGTGATCGAAAAACTTCTCATCCTTGATGTGTCCAACAACTACTTTAAAGGATTAGCTCCCAATGCAAGCATAAGCAGTATTGTTCTACTTTCCAACAATTGTTTTTCTAACGTACGAGATCAAAGAAATTCAGAGACTTGTGCAGACTTCTATGCAGAAAAAGGGACTAGCGTATAACGATAATGCAGCGCCTGATGGAAGTCCAAAGAAAGATAAGCACAAGAGAAGGAAAAGATTGATATATATAATGATAGGCATTTTTGGTGGGCTTGGCGttgttatatttttaatattcggACTGTTGTTGGGTCTGAGGAAACGCAACTCTAGGAGTAAAAATCAAGTAACAGGGAGTAGAAGTGTTGAGCATGATATAGGAAAAGGTAACGATCCACCCCCTGATGCATCCATTGATTTGTCTAACCTGGGAGAATCATTTACATATGAGCAGATGGTCCAAGCGACATGCAATTTCAGTAATGAGAACCTCATCAAACGAGGTCATTCGGGACACTTATTTAGTGGAAAACTTGAGGATGAGCGGCTTGTAGTTATCAAGAAAGTAGATTTACGTTCCTTCAGGAAAGAATCATTCGTGTCAGAATTGGATTTATTCGGTAAAGTGAGACATAGGAGGTTGGTTCCACTCGTGGGACACTGCTTAGAGGACGAAAATGAGAAGATCTTGGTTTACAAATATATGCCAAATGAGGATTTGTCCAATTCTTTTTACAAGTTAATACATACAGAAGAAGAGGTAGAAGAGGTACGGTCTTTGGACTGGATTACGAGATGGAAAATAGCTATAGGAGCTGCTGAGGCCCTATCTTACTTACATCACGAATGCACCCCTCCTATTATCCATAGGTATGGAAAACTTTAAAACCACAATGCTTTCTCAGCGTACCCATGAGTAGCTAACTGAAATTCATTTTGAATCTTGAAATTTGATCAGTCGGAACTACAAAAATAGGTCTGAAATTCGCTTGCGTGAAAAATATATAGTCTGTTGTTTACTGACTTATATCACAGAACAGTTATCAACTTATGTGTATTCTTTATTTATGAAGAGATATTCAAACTAGCAGTATCCTACTCGATGACAAATATGAGGTGCGGCTCGGAAGTTTGAGTGAAGTTAGTGCTCAAGGAGCAGCTAATCCACCAAATTTGATCTCGAGGTTGCTTCAAACACCACAGTAAGTTGTTTTATAAAAACTTCATCCCTTTGTCTTCTTATCTCGGTGAAACTGTGCGTGACATACTCTGCTTTTTCCCTTAATTTTTAACACCCTTTCTCTTGACAATGTGCAGGACATTGGATAAACGACCTTCTGGTAAGAATACTCCTCTTTTTTCAGCAAGATTGTATTTTCCATTCCGTGGTTGTAATGAGTTTGTAATTTTAGTCTTGGATCTACACTAGTCAAGTCTGAAAATGTTTAGGGTCTGGAAAAGGCAACCCTGATATCAAAAAAATTATCCAAAAATCTTCGTGGAGTCATTAACATTTTGCTCCAAATATTCCAGGATCATCATTTATTACATGTACCTACGATGTGTACTGTTATGGAAAAGTTCTACTAGAACTGGTGACCGGAAGACTCGGACTCAGCAGTCTAAATGATTCCGAGGCCAAAAAATGGCTGGAAAGTAATTTGCCTTATGTTAGTCAACATGACAAGGAACTGATTCTTAAGATTGTTGATCAATCTCTTATCATAGATGAGGATCTTCTTGAAGAGGTATGGGCCGTTGCCATTGTGGCTAAGTCGTGCCTCAATCCTAAAACTTCGAGACGTCCCTCAATGAGGCATGTTCTGAAGGCGTTGGAAAACCCTTTCAAAGTTGTGAGGGAAGAAAGTTTTAGCTCCGGAACGCTGAGACAAACCCCATCTAAGCAGTCTTGGACTGCTGCATTCGTTAGAAGTTGGCATCGTAGTTCATCCGGGAATTCCAATGTTTCAAGCCAAACAAATAGAGAGATCATTGGTGGGTTGAGACAGTCCGGGAGAGTAGGATCACGTGGAAGTGGAGCGAATACTCATTCGTCTTCCCATAAACGATCATCGAGTGACGTTTTTCCTGAACCGGTGGAAATGCCAGATGTAGAAAGACAGGATGATGCTGGTTGAGTGTGGGGTTCAATCGTAGCTACCttttttttatcagtttatcccACTCGCTGCATAAATGCTGCATTTTATCGAGTTGGTGACGGGGTTGTGGTCAGCTCAAGTACAGAATAGTCGGGGCAGCTTAAGCCACGAGTTCTTGAGAAGGAGAGATTAGGAGTGCAGAATAGTAGTTCTGGAGATAATATTGCCACTTCTTGAATCACAAGTGTAAATTGTACAGGAGCCGGTCGATCTTGGCTCAAATAAAAAATGTCGGAAGATTATTTTGATTCCCATATAGGCGTGTGTGGAGGAGCGTAAAAAAAAAGTTTCTTGAAATAATAAATGGTGATTTATGACGGCACCTTGTTTATATTCTCCGTTTGAATAAAATAACTTGGACCCAGCTATTGTTCTTCCATTACAAAGTTATTTATCGTTGTAGTGATTTCATTCAAAAGCATTTTGCACTTGACgtctattatttatttatttatttattcctcGAACACAAAAATCTcttctttaaaaaataataaaagtaaGATATGTATCTTTTTTCCCCAACGGTTAACATTTGTTTTCATTATCAGTTTACCTTCAAACTGCAGATTATATATAATCATAAACAATTTACAATTTCAACTGGGATAATATTAACAGTATACCATCATACAAAAGCTATTCCGTGATTGTGGGGAAACCAATCAAACTATGCTTCCGAAAAACCAATAATAACTGGATATATACAAGGAGGTGAATCATTCACGAAGAGATCATATCAAGTTCATGAGGCATGAAATCTTCGCTTGGCCTGTAGTATTTGTCTGGGGAATATAGGCTCAAATTGGTAACCTGGCTAGTATACAGGCAAGCAAATCGTTCCACCTGAAATAACTCCAAACAAAAatgattcaaaatcaacaataaAAGGAAACACACCatcacttttgttttttttacgTCTGACCTGATGTGCAAAGCGAGAATTCTGATAGCCAGTCTTCATCAGTTGTCCCCAAACCTTGTGAAACTGAACATATTTGATTATATATGTAACACTTGACTTTTGGAACGACCGTGGATAAAAATAACCTTGTTATGTGCTAAAGATAAGCAACTAATAGCAACTTCTTACCTCTTGATGACATTCTCTTTGAGCTTCTTGATGACTCAACCGAACTTCTTCCCGCTGAGACTGGTAGGAAAACATTTTGGGCAAAATTCAGGAAAGATATTTTCAGCATCTGAAGCAGATGAACCAATTACGCATAGCAAGAATCCATACTTCTCTTAAAACTTAAAGAATCCGATGCTACTCATCACCATATTATTCACTAACCTGCAATTTTTCAACCTCGGCTAGTTTGCTTTCCTTATTTACAACATTCACCTCATCGAACCTAAAAAGAGATGCACGATTTTTCTATGAGAAGAGGACACAACTTTTCCGGCTCTTTTATATGTCGAATAGTACAGATGAATATGGGACAGCAGCTGTCAGAATGACTTTGACAACTGAAGCTGTAAGGCAATGCCAGATTTCACCACAGAAGAACAACAAAGAGTTGAAAGTCACCTGAGAGACCACTTTAGATGGTGTATCTTGTCTTCGATGTGATCACGTTCATTCCTCAATATTTGAAGTTGCTAAGAGTagtacatgatttatttagaataaaaaaGACAACCAAACCAAGATCAGGGAATTGGGGCATTAAGCAAATGAAAACTATAAGAGGATAACACAGTTAAAATAGCACGGAATCACTTTCTCAGACCCAATGTTGCACCACTAGATCTAATCAATTCAGCGGAAAACTGAGAGAATGAgtaaacccaaaataaaattcTTTCAAGGCCTAAAAACCTTATATTAGGAGATCAAAGATGGACAAATGCACTGGTATTTGCAGCATTCAGCCCATCATTGAATGATCAACTGCAGTGCTAATAAGGTCAGTCAGCCAGACAAGGTTGTTTACCTTGCGTGTATCCCTTAATGTCCAGAGAAGTTCGATTTCCTTCTCGAGCTCTGGGACAACAAGCATTGTTCTCCAACCTACAAATGATGATATTATTCTGAACCAGACTCAGAAAGAAACATAAATTTTCAAAACCTGAGGACTATAAGATGCTTAT
The Primulina eburnea isolate SZY01 chromosome 5, ASM2296580v1, whole genome shotgun sequence genome window above contains:
- the LOC140832678 gene encoding LOW QUALITY PROTEIN: probable LRR receptor-like serine/threonine-protein kinase At2g16250 (The sequence of the model RefSeq protein was modified relative to this genomic sequence to represent the inferred CDS: deleted 1 base in 1 codon), which encodes MDAYFKILVVIFLFFLNSLVIQSLSDDSEWRALLELRSSLGIIAKNWPKKTNPCLNWTGIACENGRVTGINLSGLRRTRFGKLNPMFDIDSLPNFKMLSSFNSSGFLLPGPIPEWLGLRLPNLEVLDLRSSSIYGSIPPSIGSLSKLNSLYLSDNSITGIFPSALGKLYSLSVLDLSQNLLTGNIPSEISALVNLRNLDLSSNFLSGSIPIGFGSLSSLKLLNLSNNSLSSFIPNQLGNLSQLTELDLEYNSLMGSLPNELGRLRNLRKMLIGNNELQGSLLDGLFQNLIKLEYLSLGINYFDGKFPDVLWGMPQLKYLDVSRNNITGVFPIFDVSFNVSGAVFNFSKNRFYGDLTFVIEKLLILDVSNNYFKGLAPNASISSIVLLSNNCFSNVRDQRNSETCADFYAEKGLAYNDNAAPDGSPKKDKHKRRKRLIYIMIGIFGGLGVVIFLIFGLLLGLRKRNSRSKNQVTGSRSVEHDIGKGNDPPPDASIDLSNLGESFTYEQMVQATCNFSNENLIKRGHSGHLFSGKLEDERLVVIKKVDLRSFRKESFVSELDLFGKVRHRRLVPLVGHCLEDENEKILVYKYMPNEDLSNSFYKLIHTEEEVEEVRSLDWITRWKIAIGAAEALSYLHHECTPPIIHRDIQTSSILLDDKYEVRLGSLSEVSAQGAANPPNLISRLLQTPQTLDKRPSGSSFITCTYDVYCYGKVLLELVTGRLGLSSLNDSEAKKWLESNLPYVSQHDKELILKIVDQSLIIDEDLLEEVWAVAIVAKSCLNPKTSRRPSMRHVLKALENPFKVVREESFSSGTLRQTPSKQSWTAAFVRSWHRSSSGNSNVSSQTNREIIGGLRQSGRVGSRGSGANTHSSSHKRSSSDVFPEPVEMPDVERQDDAG